In Flavobacterium lacustre, a genomic segment contains:
- a CDS encoding VCBS repeat-containing protein: MFNRIILFFFFLLFFTNCSNENLENKNSLFSKLDASETGINFQNEVKNGENMNIFKYRNFYNGGGVAIGDINNDGLSDIYFTSNLGANKLYLNKGNFKFEDITKKAGVGGTKTWSTGVVMVDINADGLLDIYVCNAGNSKGGQQNNELFINNGNNTFTEKAQEYNLADTGITTHAAFFDYDKDGDLDVYILNNSFIPVSSLNYSNKRELRDKDWDVADILKGGGDKLLRNDNGKFTDVSKSSGIYGSLIGFGLGVTVGDVNGDLYPDIYISNDFYERDYLYINNKNGTFAEQIQNWTSHISQSSMGADMADINNDGKADIFVTDMLPEPDERLKTTTTFDNYDLFTRKLNLDFFNQYMQNTLQLNNGSDQFLEIANYAGVAKTDWSWGALLFDMDNDGYKDIYVCNGIYHDLTNQDFMDFFANDIMQKMVITGKKEEIETIINKMPSTPISNYAFKNNKNATFTNEAQQWGLDTPSFSNGAAYGDLDNDGDLDLIVNNVNMEAFVYKNNSEKNKNNHFVKVKLKGDNQNKFALGSIVELFSGSEIIKQELIPSRGFQSSIDYVMTFGIGTKKIDSLQVIWPNGKFQTINKIVKDKTINLNIADAKLNYVPKKTVSKSIFSEKKASFLAHKENDYIDFDYEGLISKMLSQEGPSLAIADINGDGNEDVFIGGAKGQSGKIYLNKGNDAFAVLPQKDLESDASFEDTAASFFDADNDGDQDLLVGSGGNEKSDQANYKNRLYLNTGKGVFIKSKTTISTTNNNVSVIAPNDFDNDGDIDVFIGSRSVPGVYGIDPKHLLLENDGKGNFANVTDKKAFKINTVGMITDAVWEDIDNDSKKDLILVGDWTTPIIFKNTGRRLTEFKSNLSDYHGFWNAVSCVDLNNDGKKDLILGNKGTNTPYKPTTGSPMKLFVNDFDSNGTIEQIATRSIANKDMPINLKQELAKQIPSIKKKNLSYADYAKKSFQEIFAQDVVENSIQKTVNIQESVIAVNKGNGKFEIQLLPKEVQFSCVNTICTMDVNNDGILDLILGGNQYEFKPQFSRLDANYGSVLLGNKKGTFSWMPYNQSGLFIKGEVKQLKTIQNKNKSISIIAVINNNAPKIFKRNE; encoded by the coding sequence ATGTTTAATCGTATTATTTTATTTTTCTTTTTTCTACTTTTTTTTACTAATTGTTCTAATGAAAATCTAGAAAATAAAAACTCTTTATTCTCCAAACTTGACGCATCCGAAACGGGAATCAATTTTCAAAATGAAGTCAAAAATGGAGAAAACATGAATATCTTCAAATACCGAAATTTTTATAATGGTGGAGGTGTTGCTATTGGAGATATTAATAACGATGGATTATCGGATATCTATTTCACATCTAATCTTGGTGCTAATAAATTATATCTTAATAAGGGAAATTTTAAATTTGAAGATATCACTAAAAAAGCCGGGGTTGGAGGAACTAAAACTTGGTCTACAGGTGTAGTTATGGTAGATATAAATGCAGATGGCTTACTTGATATTTATGTTTGTAATGCTGGAAATAGTAAAGGTGGTCAACAAAATAATGAGCTTTTTATTAATAATGGGAACAATACATTTACTGAAAAAGCCCAAGAATATAATTTAGCAGATACAGGGATTACCACACACGCAGCCTTTTTTGACTATGATAAAGATGGTGATTTAGATGTTTATATTTTAAATAATAGTTTTATTCCAGTAAGTAGTCTTAATTATTCTAACAAAAGAGAGTTAAGAGATAAAGATTGGGATGTAGCAGACATTCTTAAAGGTGGAGGTGATAAATTATTGCGTAATGATAATGGTAAGTTTACGGATGTTAGCAAATCTTCAGGAATTTATGGTAGTCTTATCGGTTTTGGACTTGGCGTTACTGTAGGTGATGTGAACGGGGATCTTTATCCGGATATTTATATTTCTAATGACTTTTACGAAAGAGATTATTTGTATATAAATAATAAAAACGGAACGTTTGCTGAGCAAATTCAAAATTGGACTTCGCACATTAGTCAGTCTTCAATGGGTGCTGATATGGCAGATATTAATAATGATGGCAAAGCAGATATTTTTGTAACGGATATGTTGCCTGAGCCTGATGAACGTTTAAAAACGACCACTACATTTGATAATTATGATTTATTTACTAGAAAATTAAATCTTGATTTTTTCAATCAATATATGCAAAATACGTTGCAGCTAAACAATGGAAGCGATCAATTTCTAGAGATTGCTAATTATGCTGGCGTAGCTAAAACAGATTGGAGTTGGGGAGCATTATTATTTGACATGGATAATGATGGTTATAAAGATATATATGTTTGTAATGGAATTTATCATGATTTAACAAACCAAGATTTCATGGACTTTTTTGCTAATGATATCATGCAAAAAATGGTGATTACAGGTAAGAAAGAAGAAATAGAGACTATCATTAATAAAATGCCAAGTACACCTATTTCTAATTACGCATTTAAAAACAATAAAAACGCAACCTTTACTAACGAAGCTCAACAATGGGGATTAGATACGCCAAGTTTTTCAAATGGAGCGGCTTATGGTGATTTAGATAATGATGGTGATCTAGATTTGATTGTCAATAATGTCAATATGGAAGCGTTTGTTTACAAGAATAATTCTGAGAAAAATAAAAACAACCACTTTGTAAAAGTTAAGTTAAAAGGCGATAACCAAAATAAATTTGCTTTAGGAAGTATTGTTGAATTGTTTTCTGGTAGTGAAATCATTAAACAAGAATTGATTCCGTCAAGAGGTTTTCAATCCTCTATTGATTATGTGATGACGTTTGGAATTGGCACAAAGAAAATAGATTCTTTACAAGTGATTTGGCCAAATGGTAAATTTCAAACCATTAATAAAATTGTAAAGGACAAAACAATCAACTTGAATATAGCTGATGCTAAGTTAAATTATGTTCCTAAAAAAACAGTTTCAAAATCAATTTTTTCTGAAAAGAAAGCTTCTTTTTTAGCGCATAAAGAAAATGATTATATTGATTTTGATTATGAAGGATTAATATCCAAAATGCTTTCTCAAGAAGGACCTTCGTTAGCAATTGCTGATATTAACGGTGATGGAAACGAGGATGTTTTTATTGGCGGAGCCAAAGGACAATCCGGAAAAATTTATCTCAACAAAGGGAATGATGCTTTTGCTGTTTTACCACAAAAAGACTTAGAAAGCGATGCTAGTTTTGAAGATACAGCAGCCAGTTTCTTTGATGCGGATAATGATGGTGACCAAGACTTATTAGTAGGTTCTGGCGGAAATGAAAAATCCGATCAAGCCAATTATAAAAATAGATTATACTTGAATACGGGTAAAGGAGTTTTTATAAAAAGCAAAACTACTATTTCGACAACCAATAACAACGTTTCGGTAATTGCACCAAATGATTTTGATAATGATGGTGATATTGATGTATTTATCGGTAGCCGAAGTGTTCCTGGTGTTTACGGGATAGATCCAAAACATTTATTATTAGAAAATGATGGAAAAGGAAATTTTGCAAATGTGACGGACAAAAAGGCATTTAAAATAAATACTGTCGGAATGATAACAGATGCAGTATGGGAAGATATTGATAATGATTCCAAAAAAGATTTGATTCTGGTTGGTGATTGGACAACACCAATAATTTTCAAAAATACAGGACGTAGATTGACAGAATTTAAATCAAATCTTTCCGATTATCATGGATTTTGGAATGCTGTGAGTTGTGTAGATTTGAATAATGATGGTAAAAAGGATTTGATATTGGGTAACAAAGGAACCAATACACCATATAAACCTACTACTGGCAGTCCAATGAAATTATTTGTAAATGATTTTGACAGTAATGGAACTATTGAACAAATAGCCACACGGTCTATAGCGAATAAAGATATGCCAATTAATTTAAAACAAGAATTGGCTAAACAAATTCCATCTATCAAGAAGAAAAATTTGAGTTATGCGGATTATGCAAAAAAATCATTCCAAGAAATATTCGCTCAAGATGTAGTTGAGAATTCAATACAAAAGACCGTGAATATTCAGGAAAGTGTGATTGCTGTTAATAAGGGGAATGGTAAATTTGAAATACAACTGTTGCCAAAAGAAGTCCAGTTTTCTTGTGTGAATACTATTTGTACGATGGATGTAAACAATGATGGAATTTTAGATTTGATTTTGGGTGGAAACCAATACGAATTCAAACCGCAATTCTCCAGATTAGATGCTAATTATGGAAGTGTATTGTTAGGAAATAAAAAAGGAACTTTCTCTTGGATGCCTTATAATCAATCGGGCTTATTCATAAAAGGAGAAGTGAAACAGTTAAAAACGATACAAAACAAGAATAAGAGCATTTCAATTATAGCAGTTATAAATAATAATGCTCCTAAAATTTTTAAACGTAATGAATAA
- a CDS encoding RagB/SusD family nutrient uptake outer membrane protein, with protein MKRNNIIKSILLTSTLVLGVSCTNLDEQVLDGVVISNTGGGTVNTASLLTSAYEGLRGFETQGQMFALDEMSSDALVGPTRGGDWDDNATWRQIHVHTWAPDHNEVRNAWNSLLTQVYNCNLVIENGSGSEVTQARFLRAFYYYNVIDLFGQVPYREAGSKLTEDPKVWSRAEATEFVISELEAIVSSLPARTVDDASTANADAAHFLLAKLYLNKGVFTAADAAGPYTFDPADMTKVVSHVDAISSSLSEDYWDNFKPANNTSPEILFSAKNVQGGAGGGIQYHWRMGMHYNQTPDGWNGFAIVSEYYNKFNPNDRRIKNADSDIITNFGNPVGMQIGQMYKPGGLVALKDRNGNPLVYTPAVTLITSGATLETAGIRMEKYIPDAANLGTPNNDFVFMRYSDALLMKAEAILRGGSGSIGTIMTDIAARSGQAASPATLDGVYLERGKELWLEGWRRNDMVRFGTFLAARELKPYVSDNKYVLFPIPADALFNANLTQNPGY; from the coding sequence ATGAAAAGAAATAATATTATAAAAAGCATCTTATTGACTAGTACACTTGTATTAGGTGTAAGTTGTACCAATCTTGATGAACAAGTATTAGATGGTGTTGTTATATCTAATACTGGTGGAGGAACAGTAAATACTGCTTCTCTTTTAACTAGTGCTTATGAAGGATTAAGAGGCTTTGAAACACAAGGACAAATGTTTGCATTAGATGAGATGTCATCTGACGCATTAGTTGGACCAACTCGTGGTGGTGACTGGGATGATAATGCTACTTGGAGACAAATCCACGTACATACTTGGGCTCCTGATCACAATGAGGTTAGAAATGCTTGGAATAGTTTATTGACTCAAGTATACAACTGTAACTTAGTTATTGAAAACGGTAGTGGTTCAGAAGTTACTCAGGCTCGTTTTTTAAGAGCATTCTATTACTATAATGTAATCGATTTGTTTGGACAAGTTCCTTACAGAGAGGCAGGATCTAAATTGACTGAAGATCCTAAAGTATGGTCTAGAGCTGAAGCTACTGAATTTGTAATTAGTGAATTAGAAGCTATCGTTTCTTCATTGCCAGCTAGAACAGTTGATGATGCTAGTACAGCAAATGCTGATGCTGCTCACTTTTTGTTAGCTAAATTGTACTTGAACAAAGGTGTATTTACTGCTGCTGATGCAGCTGGTCCTTATACTTTTGATCCTGCTGATATGACTAAAGTTGTATCTCATGTTGATGCAATCAGTAGTTCATTATCTGAAGATTATTGGGATAACTTCAAACCAGCCAACAATACATCACCAGAGATTTTATTCTCTGCTAAGAATGTACAAGGTGGTGCAGGCGGAGGAATCCAATACCACTGGAGAATGGGTATGCACTACAACCAAACTCCTGATGGATGGAATGGTTTTGCTATAGTATCTGAATACTACAATAAATTCAATCCAAATGATAGACGTATCAAAAATGCTGATTCTGATATCATCACTAATTTTGGTAATCCAGTAGGTATGCAAATAGGTCAAATGTACAAACCAGGTGGTTTAGTTGCATTAAAAGACAGAAATGGAAATCCATTAGTTTATACTCCTGCAGTAACTTTAATTACTAGCGGAGCTACATTAGAAACTGCAGGTATCAGAATGGAAAAATATATTCCAGATGCTGCAAACTTAGGTACGCCAAATAATGATTTTGTATTCATGAGATATTCTGATGCATTATTAATGAAAGCTGAAGCTATTTTAAGAGGTGGTTCAGGTTCAATAGGTACTATCATGACTGATATAGCTGCAAGATCTGGACAAGCTGCTTCACCAGCTACTCTTGATGGAGTATACCTTGAAAGAGGAAAAGAATTATGGTTAGAAGGATGGAGAAGAAATGACATGGTTCGTTTTGGAACATTCTTAGCCGCTAGAGAATTAAAACCATATGTATCAGATAATAAATATGTTTTATTCCCTATTCCTGCGGATGCATTATTTAATGCTAATCTAACACAAAATCCTGGATACTAA
- a CDS encoding SusC/RagA family TonB-linked outer membrane protein produces MKNSLIKGLMVFLTMLCTSLTYSQDVSGTVSDSSGPLPGASVLVKGTTNGAQTDLDGKFTIKNVGPKAVLVFSYIGLKAQEINAAGKSTINVILKEDSAELKEVVVIGYGSVKKKDATGAVDQIGSKSFDNVASPSPAQLLRGKVAGVQVTQSSGEPGGGVAIRVRGNTSIRSGNGPLIVIDGVPLDGGNVSGGGDNLLGASSARNPLNFVNQNDIESMSVLKDASSTAIYGSRGANGVIVITTKKGKSKAPQLSYNTSIQFSKMAGNFDVMTPSQFVAAGGDDQGSRSYNWKDAIMQKGFSMNHDLAFTKSTENSNTRISLGASNTDGIVKNTGLDKYSATVYNSNDFFGGALKVEQRIMYASLKDRTTLIANDSGYIGNAIGTALYWNPTLPIYNPDGSYHVVSNTYLNPVQLLDAYNDFTNTNKFLGSINTTWKINSKLKYTFLFGVESSNSARKTQLLPTIAIQGDAFNVSVPGSSEVKHGNASINSQNKFNKTFEHTLAYNNDFGANFNLDALVGYSYYDYTADGSFASAKGFNPAQTNLIDNIEGGLQNEYRISSYRNRTELQSYFTRVNATIYNKLIITGTLRSDGSTKLGVNNKYDYFPSVGIAYKVVEGKDGLVNDFKIRGNIGKTGNQEFAPNSAIARGAYGLNGTLNVDSNANADLKWETTKSYGIGTDFTLLNNKLTGTIDYFQKDTKDLIFPVPAAATQPGPPSPRFKNLPGNLINKGVEVSLSYKVIDKEDFTWDVSGNASFLSNKMTNFAGFISTGGINGQGLSGAYAQVITNNKPIYSYYMYEWRGYDSTGASIYADAAGNDTGLGTAAKKLLEKQPLPKINVGFNTNFTYKNFDLGASFYGAFGHYIYNNTSNAYFFKGAFLGGRNTTQEAATSAQAQGDPNSPSTKYLEKGDFLRMGNLTFGYTVKGAILDKFKLSTARLYVNASNLFIITSYSGTDPEVDTDKSLNGVPSAGMEYLSYPRDKSVSVGLNVTF; encoded by the coding sequence ATGAAAAATAGTCTAATTAAAGGCTTAATGGTGTTTCTAACCATGCTATGTACTAGTTTGACCTACTCGCAAGATGTGTCAGGTACAGTATCAGATTCTAGCGGTCCATTACCAGGGGCTTCTGTATTGGTAAAGGGAACAACTAACGGAGCACAAACTGATCTTGATGGAAAATTTACTATCAAAAATGTTGGTCCAAAAGCAGTTCTAGTTTTTAGTTACATTGGGTTAAAAGCTCAAGAAATTAATGCTGCAGGAAAAAGTACAATTAATGTAATTTTAAAAGAAGACTCAGCTGAGTTGAAAGAAGTAGTCGTTATCGGTTACGGTTCTGTTAAGAAAAAAGATGCAACTGGTGCAGTTGATCAAATTGGATCAAAAAGTTTTGACAATGTAGCTTCGCCTTCTCCTGCTCAATTATTAAGAGGAAAAGTTGCAGGTGTACAAGTTACTCAGTCAAGCGGTGAGCCAGGTGGTGGAGTTGCTATTAGAGTACGTGGTAATACATCTATTCGTTCTGGTAACGGACCACTTATCGTTATTGATGGTGTGCCATTAGATGGAGGAAATGTTTCTGGTGGTGGTGATAATTTATTAGGAGCTTCTTCTGCAAGAAACCCTTTGAATTTCGTTAACCAAAATGACATTGAAAGTATGAGTGTATTAAAAGATGCTTCTTCGACAGCTATCTACGGATCTCGTGGAGCTAATGGTGTAATTGTTATTACAACAAAAAAAGGGAAATCTAAAGCACCTCAATTGTCATACAATACTTCTATACAATTCAGTAAAATGGCAGGAAATTTTGACGTAATGACTCCTTCGCAATTCGTTGCTGCTGGTGGTGATGATCAAGGATCAAGAAGCTACAACTGGAAAGATGCTATTATGCAAAAAGGTTTTTCTATGAATCACGATTTAGCATTTACAAAATCAACTGAAAATTCTAATACAAGAATCTCTCTGGGTGCCTCTAACACTGACGGTATTGTAAAAAACACAGGTTTAGATAAATACTCAGCTACAGTTTATAATTCAAATGACTTCTTTGGTGGAGCTTTGAAAGTAGAGCAAAGAATTATGTATGCTTCATTGAAAGATAGAACTACATTAATCGCTAACGATTCAGGTTATATTGGTAACGCGATTGGTACAGCTTTGTACTGGAATCCAACATTGCCAATCTATAATCCAGACGGATCTTACCATGTAGTCAGTAATACTTATTTGAATCCTGTTCAATTATTAGATGCTTATAATGATTTCACCAATACCAATAAATTTTTAGGAAGTATCAATACTACTTGGAAAATTAATAGTAAATTGAAATACACTTTCTTGTTTGGTGTTGAAAGTTCAAATTCAGCAAGAAAAACTCAATTATTACCAACTATAGCTATTCAAGGAGATGCTTTTAACGTATCAGTTCCTGGATCTTCAGAAGTTAAACATGGTAATGCTTCAATTAATTCTCAAAATAAATTCAACAAAACTTTTGAGCATACTTTAGCATATAACAATGACTTTGGTGCTAATTTTAATTTAGATGCTTTAGTAGGTTATTCTTATTATGATTATACTGCTGACGGAAGTTTTGCAAGCGCTAAAGGTTTCAATCCTGCTCAAACTAATCTAATTGACAATATTGAAGGAGGTCTTCAAAATGAGTATAGAATTTCTTCTTACAGAAATAGAACAGAATTGCAATCTTACTTTACAAGGGTTAATGCAACTATCTACAATAAATTAATCATTACTGGAACTTTACGTTCTGACGGTTCTACAAAATTAGGAGTTAATAACAAATACGATTATTTCCCTTCTGTAGGTATTGCTTACAAAGTAGTTGAAGGTAAAGACGGTTTAGTTAATGATTTCAAAATTAGAGGAAACATTGGTAAAACAGGTAACCAAGAATTTGCACCTAACTCAGCTATCGCTAGAGGTGCTTATGGTTTAAATGGGACTTTAAATGTTGATAGTAATGCAAATGCTGATTTGAAATGGGAAACCACTAAATCTTATGGTATTGGTACGGATTTCACATTATTGAATAACAAATTAACAGGTACAATTGATTATTTCCAAAAAGACACTAAGGATTTAATTTTCCCAGTTCCTGCTGCTGCTACTCAACCAGGACCACCATCTCCACGTTTCAAAAACTTACCAGGAAACTTAATCAACAAAGGAGTTGAGGTTTCTTTAAGCTATAAAGTGATTGACAAAGAAGATTTTACTTGGGATGTTTCAGGAAACGCATCATTCTTAAGTAACAAAATGACAAATTTTGCTGGATTCATTTCTACAGGCGGAATTAATGGTCAAGGTTTATCTGGTGCTTATGCACAAGTAATCACTAATAACAAACCAATCTATTCTTATTATATGTACGAATGGAGAGGATATGATTCTACAGGAGCTTCTATCTATGCTGATGCAGCAGGAAATGATACGGGTTTAGGTACAGCAGCTAAAAAATTATTAGAGAAACAACCTTTACCAAAAATCAATGTAGGTTTCAATACAAACTTTACATACAAGAATTTTGACTTAGGAGCTTCGTTCTATGGTGCTTTTGGACACTACATCTACAACAATACTTCTAATGCTTATTTCTTCAAAGGAGCTTTCTTAGGTGGTAGAAACACAACTCAAGAAGCGGCTACTTCTGCACAAGCACAAGGAGATCCTAACTCACCTTCTACTAAATACTTAGAAAAAGGAGATTTCTTAAGAATGGGTAACTTAACTTTTGGTTATACAGTTAAAGGAGCTATTTTAGATAAATTTAAACTGTCTACTGCAAGACTGTATGTAAATGCATCTAATTTGTTTATAATCACTAGTTATTCAGGGACTGACCCTGAAGTAGATACTGACAAGTCATTGAATGGCGTGCCTTCAGCTGGTATGGAGTACTTATCATATCCAAGAGACAAAAGTGTATCTGTTGGTCTTAACGTAACATTTTAA
- a CDS encoding glycosyl hydrolase family 95 catalytic domain-containing protein, producing MISIYKNLLFILLVSPVVFGQTKSDEWHLYANSRANYYGVAMANGQIGIVTDDTPLKTKEIILNGVYDGSPENGISRIVRGIEFLNLHLTINNQEIKSDNIDNWSQVVSMKEGTSTTSFSFKDYAKIHYTILANRAIPFSAMAIVEIIPDKDIDIMVNNYMIVPEELKEAKSQFRVLKDNQYMMPVFGTTAKTLTGKYTVAASTTFLFDGQSETLKQTGNEVGFAKKLLKGKKYRFAVAGGICTSKDVTDPLNESERQPIFALQEGIDKLLNRHKQAWAELWKTGDIQIEGDLDAQQRVRFALYNLYSYIRPDTRQSIAPMGLSSQGYNGHIFWDTELWMYPTLLALQPDMAKSCLDYRSDRLQKAKQKAFIYGYKGAMYPWESDDTGEEATPTWALTGIFEQHITADVSIAFWNYYSYTQDKSWLKKEWSVLKETADFWVSRVVKNQDGSYSILNVVGADEYAQHIDDNAFTNASAIESLKNTIKAATLLNEPVNPKWIDVSEKLMIHNENGITQNYKGYKGQIIKQADVNLLAYPLHIITDKAQIEKDLEYYAEKIDKKDGPAMASGVLSVLYARLGDREKAYSYFVKSYLPNSRPPFGVFSESANSNNPYFATGAGAMLQAVIYGFGGVEQTDMGLKYNKGLLPKQWKSLKIIGIGVDNKTITIE from the coding sequence ATGATTTCAATTTATAAAAATTTATTATTCATCTTATTAGTCAGCCCGGTTGTTTTTGGTCAAACTAAATCAGACGAATGGCATTTGTATGCAAATTCAAGAGCGAATTACTATGGTGTGGCTATGGCTAATGGACAAATAGGAATCGTTACAGATGATACTCCTTTAAAAACAAAAGAAATTATTCTGAATGGAGTTTATGATGGCAGTCCTGAAAATGGTATTAGTAGAATTGTGAGAGGAATTGAATTTTTGAATCTTCATTTGACGATAAACAATCAAGAAATCAAATCAGATAATATTGATAATTGGAGTCAAGTGGTTTCGATGAAAGAAGGAACAAGTACTACTTCATTTTCGTTTAAAGATTATGCAAAGATTCATTACACAATTTTGGCTAACCGAGCAATTCCTTTTTCGGCTATGGCAATTGTCGAAATTATTCCTGATAAGGATATTGATATCATGGTTAATAATTATATGATTGTTCCCGAAGAATTGAAAGAGGCAAAAAGTCAGTTCAGGGTTTTAAAAGACAATCAATATATGATGCCGGTTTTTGGAACAACTGCAAAAACATTAACTGGGAAATATACGGTTGCGGCTTCAACGACTTTTCTTTTTGACGGACAAAGTGAAACTTTAAAACAAACCGGAAATGAAGTTGGTTTTGCCAAAAAACTTTTAAAAGGAAAAAAATACCGATTTGCAGTTGCAGGAGGGATTTGTACTTCTAAAGATGTTACAGATCCTTTGAACGAATCAGAACGTCAGCCTATTTTTGCTTTGCAAGAAGGAATTGACAAACTGCTTAATCGTCATAAACAAGCTTGGGCTGAATTATGGAAAACAGGAGATATTCAAATTGAAGGTGATTTAGATGCACAACAACGCGTTCGTTTTGCATTGTATAATTTGTATTCATACATCAGACCTGATACCAGACAAAGTATTGCGCCTATGGGATTATCATCGCAAGGATACAACGGACATATTTTCTGGGACACCGAGCTTTGGATGTATCCAACACTTTTAGCATTGCAACCTGATATGGCTAAATCGTGTTTGGATTATCGTTCCGACCGTTTGCAAAAAGCAAAACAAAAAGCATTTATTTATGGATACAAAGGAGCTATGTATCCATGGGAATCTGATGATACTGGTGAAGAAGCTACGCCAACTTGGGCATTGACCGGAATTTTTGAACAACATATTACAGCGGATGTATCTATTGCTTTTTGGAATTATTACAGTTATACCCAAGATAAATCATGGTTGAAAAAAGAATGGTCAGTTCTAAAAGAAACGGCTGATTTCTGGGTAAGCCGAGTAGTCAAAAATCAGGATGGCAGTTATTCGATTCTGAATGTCGTTGGTGCCGATGAATATGCGCAGCACATTGATGATAATGCTTTTACTAATGCATCGGCCATTGAGTCTTTGAAAAACACGATAAAGGCAGCGACACTTTTGAATGAACCGGTTAATCCGAAATGGATAGACGTTTCAGAAAAATTAATGATTCATAACGAAAATGGTATTACACAAAATTACAAAGGATATAAAGGACAAATTATAAAACAAGCCGATGTGAATTTGTTAGCGTATCCTTTGCATATCATAACAGACAAAGCACAAATTGAAAAAGATTTAGAATATTATGCTGAGAAAATTGATAAAAAAGATGGTCCGGCTATGGCTTCAGGAGTTTTATCTGTTTTGTATGCACGATTAGGCGATAGAGAAAAGGCCTATAGTTATTTTGTAAAATCCTATTTGCCAAATAGCCGCCCGCCTTTTGGAGTATTTTCAGAATCCGCTAATAGTAATAATCCTTATTTTGCAACTGGTGCCGGTGCTATGCTTCAGGCTGTTATTTATGGTTTTGGAGGAGTTGAACAAACTGATATGGGGTTGAAGTACAACAAAGGATTGTTGCCTAAACAATGGAAATCGTTAAAAATAATAGGAATCGGAGTTGACAATAAAACGATTACAATAGAATAA